The Chlamydia trachomatis A/HAR-13 nucleotide sequence TTCGTTTAGAAGAAAACAAGAGTCTTCGAATATCAATCGCAATTTGTTGTTCAGCTAGAAAAAGTTGGCGCGACCAAATATAGGTATCTTGTTCGAGTTCCTTGACATAGACTGTCTTCTGGCGTGACAAGAAATGGATTTGGGTACGGATTTCCTCTTTCCGTATGATCTCCTCTGGAGCTTCTTCATTCAACAGTTTTTCTACGAGAACAATAAAATCATTAAGAGGGTAGCAGGTATGCCCTTCTTCTTGAAGTTCATCTAGAGAGTATTGAATTCCAGCAACGATACGATTAGGGGAATTTAGAGGGACTCCTAAGCACGTAGCAATAAGATCAGCGGTTTTAAAACCTATACCGTACATTTCCTTTGCAAGCAGAAAGGGATCTTGACAGACCTTCTCGATCGTTTGATTTTGGTATTTTTTATACAGCCGTAAACCATAATGAATGGCTATTCCATGTCGTTGTAGAAATAACAAAGCATGACGTAGGTCTCTTTGCTCTTGGAGTTGCTTAGAAAAATCTTCGCAGCGGGCAGGAGAAATCCCATCTACTTCTACCAATTTAGAAGGACAGGAATCGAGTACTGTTAACGTGTCTTCCCTGAAGGTTGAGACAATTTTTTGAGCAAGTTTGGGGCCTACGCCTTTGATTTGAGCATTCAGGTAAGCTATGATTCCGGAATCAGGACTATAGGTTGCAGCGGAAGTAAAGTGAAACACTAATGCTCCGCTAGCATCTACACTCCAATGACCTGTTAAGTCTACAGAGGAGCCGATTTTGAACAAAGAGAGCGGGAGATGGCCACAAACAGTTACTAGTGAATTTTTGTAAGGGACTCGTAGGAAGGCGTACCCTGTTTGATCGGACAGGGGATCTTCTGGCAGGATCAGCTCCAAAATACCGGAAAGTTTCTCTTCACAACCCATATCTTTTTAACTCTCTTGGAAGTATTCGATTTTTAGAAAGGCTTAAGTCGGTGTTGGACAGCATTATAGATTCTAATAAGGCTCCGATCGGTATTTTTTATATTTAACCCACAAAAGAAGTCCATGGAAAAATGAAACTTTCTCAGAATGTTTTTAGAGGATTTAAAGCGATTTGGTAGGCAAAAAGCAACCTTTAAAATACAAACAGAATCGCTTTAAAGAGGATTTTGAAAATCGGTATTAAAATTTAGTTTGCGTCGGATTCCGTGGTTATAAGAGTTTCTGAAGGAGTTTCTTGTTCACTGGCTTTTTTCTGAGCTAGAAGGAGACAGAGACTAGCTCCTAACATCAGAAAGAACCCTAAACCTTCTTGGAAAGATGGCATTTCTCGTTTACATAGGTAAGAAAGAATCCATCCAAAGATGGGCTCAAAGATAAGAAGAGCCCCTAAAAGAGCTGTAGACAGATGAAGAGAAGCTTTGTTCCAAGCTGCGATAGCTCGCGAAGAGGAAAAAATCCCCATAGCAGAGCAAAGAACGATGAATAGGCATCTTTCGGAAAGAGGGGTATGAAATAGAAAATTACGAGTGACATGGGTAATACCGAAAGTATCTCCTAAGATAATTAATGGGAGACAGATGATGAGAGAGCTGATCCCTAGCATATGGCACCATGTGTCGGGGGAGATTTCAGAATGTTGCTCGAGAAAGTCATGGTTACAGATGATGTATCCAGCCCAAATGCTAGTCGCTGCTGTGACACATCCCAATCCTAAGAGGTAGAGAGGCAGAGAAGAACTGGATTCGGATTGGAATTCGGAGACATTCGACAGAATGATTCCAACTACAATGATGCCACTCATACTTAAAAGAAATGAGTAAGAGAGCATCTTTTTCTTAATATTGGAATAGAAGAGAATGGCAATAGGGGCTAACCCAGCAATGATCACAGTCACTGCAGATCCTGAATAACGTACAGCTTGTGCGATACCGAAATAATAGGCTATGTTAATAAGAAAGGCCCACAGGATGCCTTTTTTCCAGAGGAAAAAGGGAACTGTTTTGAAGATATTAGAACGTTTATACAGAATAGTGATCAGTGAACAGATTCCGAAAACGGAGTAGCGGGTCAGCACAATATCTAGGTCAGCAAAGTTCCCTAGCATACTAGGGATCACGAAAACCATTCCCCAGTAGAAGCAGGCTAGGAGGCTATAGAAGACTCCCAAAGGTGTATTACGAGAAGAGGACATTGGATGAGGGGAGGACATCATGCTTAAAAGGCTCTCCAGCTTAAAAATTGCGCTCTAAGAAATTACTAAAATAGAGGACTTACGAGAACGAAAGTCAGATAAAGACAAAAAGAGTTGGTAAAAAAAAGCCTCTCTTTTTTCTCCTCTTCGTTTGAGGGAGCTTTAGCCCGAAAGGACCATTACAGGGCAATTATATTCCCATAAAGATTTTTCGTAAACAGTACCAAGAAGGGCTATTTGCTGTTTTGAGTAAAGATTTTAAACTATTTTCATAAATGGTTTGAAGTTCCTTATAGAATCAGAGTTGATAAAGCGTTTTTTTTGGTATAATGAGAAAAAGCTTTTTGTAAGGCAAAGAGATGAAGCGTATCTTAGTGTATTCGGATAGAGGAGTTTCTCCTTACTATTTGCGCCATACTGTTCGCTGGTTGAAGCAGGTAGCTGCTCCATTCCAGATGGAGGTATGTCGCGTGAATGGACGTTTCTTGATTCATGAGCCTCTTTGGGAAGAAACAACCCAGCTTCTTGTAATTCCAGGAGGTGCTGATGTACCTTATCATAATGTGTTGCATGGACTGGGGACAGCGCGTATCGATAACTACGTAAGAGAGGGAGGCTGTTACCTAGGTATTTGCGCAGGAGCTTATTTTGGTTGCGCGCAGTTTGAATTTCTAGAGCCTACAGGATCTTTATTTGTTGCTAAGCGAGATTTAGGTTTTTTCCCGGGAGCTGCTAATGGTCCTGTTTATGAAAGCGCCTTTTCTTATACAAGTTCCTCTGGAGTTTTAGCCGCTCCACTAGTTTTCGCTGATTTTCCTGGAGAGAGTTTCTCTCTTTTTAATGGGGGATGCTGTTTCGAAAATGCGGAACATTTCCCCGAAATATGCATCGAGGCGCGCTATAATAATCTTCTTGGAAAACCTGCAGCTATTGTCTCCAGACGCCTCGATAAGGGGCTAGTCGTGCTTTCTGGTCCTCATATAGAGTACCTCCCAGAGTTTTGCTCCTTGCAAGAAGATAATGTTATTCAGGCGAGAGAGCAAATTGCAGCGCATTCTTCGAGTCTAGAGGAGTACAAGCAGTTCTTAATCCATCGCCTATTGAGTAATGTCGTCGAGCACGTTTTGTATTAAAATGCTCTCACCTCTTTGAGGATGTGCTTCCTCAGCATCAAATAAGAACGGTTGCACTTGTCCTAGTAGACCCAATTTATCTTCCTCTTCTAATCCAGAAATAATAATGGTGGTTAGTGCTGTCTCGCTAACAGGTCGTACAGGAGATAGGATACGCATATTCGATACATTACCGGGAAGCGTGTAGTGTTGCTTTTTCATGAATAGAGTAAAGAAATCTTCATAATCCAACGGGAATATGGGAGCGAGTTTCTTAGTTCTCCAATCCGCAACTTTTGTATAACGCAACTGTTCTAAAGCGCAGAATAGTGCTAGCAACTCTAGAGTGCGTGCTTTTGGTGTGTGCAGAGGAGTTTTGAGGGGTTCTAGCAATAAAATCTCATTAGATAGGTTGTGTTCTATGATCTGTGCATAATGACTAAAGAGTTTTTTAAAGAGCTCTTCTTGTTGCAGCTGCTTGCTTTCCTGAATAGAAATGAAGAAGGTTTCATTTCCTGTATCATAATGTTGTTGTAGAACTCCTTCTTTGGCTTCGCGCATAACAGGATTGCCGGAAGGTAATTGGTGTGCATAACCCACTCGACAGGTGAGAGCATTGGACTTGATGAGATGGGTATGTAGCGTTTCAAAATCCAGAGTGGATAGTGTGAGGGAGAAAGGCAAACTGGAGTGCGATAGGATAATGGTTCGAGGTTGCCCTGAATCCGAAGGGATGATTTGTGGTGTCCAGTCTGTAAAAGCTGCAGAAAGAAGCTTTTCTGGGTGATCAAAGAAAAACTTTTTATATTTAGGAGAGGCACCCTTGAAACATTCTTTTAAGCCAGGATTGGGGTATAGGCTTGAAATGCTTTTGGATTCCGTTTTTAGAAAATCAATGAGAGAAGATGAGAGAGAGGGGATGGATTTTACATACGACATCAGATGTTGAATTCCGTAAGGGATGAGCTTCTGACACCCAAAAAAACTAACCACGGAAACAAGCAGAGCAAAGCAAAGTCCGGAGGCTATGAAAGCCGGCGGGCCAGCAAAAAGGAATCCACACGATGCGATGAATCCTATAATTAAGGAAAATAACACAGAAAAAATCACAAAAGCTTTGGTTGTTATCTTTTCAGCAACCAAAGAGAGAACTTGTTTAAAAGAAGTCTGTAGGGTGTGACATTCTATTGGGAACATAGATGGTTAATCCTCTCTAAGAGTGCAATGCAACGCACTTTTCATAGGGACTTTTCGTATTTCTGAGGCCTCAATGATGCCAAAATTGAGGAGTTTAGAAAAGTCGCCTCGGACAGTATACTCCCTTGGAGCTTTTTTAGTATTTGGGCTTTCCTGTATTACGAGAGTGGTCGATAGAATTTTTTTTAATTTTAGCTGAATTAGAACGCTATTTCGCGGTGCAGTTGGTCTACCACCAAGAGTTGCAAACCAATTGAGGGTGAACGGGAAAAATGAATAAAAAAGGACGAGAGAGAGACAGGGACTATCTTGAACTCCATTTAGCAGAAAAAAAGGTATTTTCAAAACAAAAAAAGACTCCATCACCTTAACGATGATAAGAAGAAACTACGGATAATGTTTGGGATCTATAAGAGAAAAAAAAGACTCCGGAGGATGGGTTCGAACCAACGACCAATGGATTAACAGTCCACTGCTCTACCGCTGAGCTACTCCGGAACAGTTCAAGCTACATTCTGCATGAGAAGGTAATAAAAAGTCAAGCAATTGCGAACAAGGTTTTTATTTTCGATGATTTCTTTTCGTTTTTTGAGAGTTCTGGAAGCAGATTTTTTCATAACCTTTAGGCACCAAACCTAGTTTATGAATAAGTGCTAGCTCAATAACTTTCGGATCATCCCAAGAAGCTAGATGGGTGCTCAACTCTTGCTGTTTCTCGAGAGCTTCTTTTAAATGGGATTTTAAATGAAACATGCGCTGCTGTAATCGCAGCTCTTGTGTACATAGTTGGGAGATGGCTCTGTCATAGACAAAACCACCTCCAAGAAGACAAAGAATAAGCCACCAAGAACGAATGACACATTCTTCCATATACCTGAACCAAGAAGTCTGTTTCTTACTTGCCATACTCATCCAGGAAACATAGGGTTAAACAAACGGAATAGTAATCCCTTGTTGTTTTTGATATTTCCCTTGGCGTTCTGCATAAGATACATCACAAGTAGCATCTCCTTCAAAGAAGAGCACTTGCGCGATCCCTTCATTAGCATAGACTTTCGCTGGAAGTGGAGTAGTATTGGAAATCTCGATAGTTACGTATCCTTCCCACTCAGGTTCAAAAGGAGTGACATTCACAATCAATCCACAACGTGCGTAGGTTGACTTCCCAATACACACAGTAAGGACATTACGAGGGATACGAAAATATTCCACGCTGCGAGCTAAAGCAAAGGAGTTAGGAGGAATAATACAAACATCATCCACGATGGAAATCAGCGCATCTTCTGTAAAACATTTCGGATCGACAAGTGAATTGTACACATTGGTGAAGACTTTGAATTCTCTCGATATGCGTAGATCATACCCATAACTTGACAAGCCGTAGCTAATGAGTTTTTCTCCAGTCTCTGGATGCAGTTTCACTTGACTGTCTGCAAAAGGCTCTATCATACCTTCTTCGATTGCCATTTTGCGAATCCAGTTATCTTCCTTAATCCCCATAAATTCTCTCGACTGTTTGTTATCTATATTTCTAGGAAAAGACTTTAGTTAGAAAAAAAAGAGATAAAACTCTCAACACTACAGCATGTGCAATTGTATGAAAAGACGCAACTTTTTAATGCCTTTGTGCAGAGGTTTTTTTCTTTAAATAGTCTTTTATATAGAGAAAAAGAAGGATTAGAGATAGGGGAATCCCTCTTGACTTCAGCCGCTGGAGGATGTCAAAATACGATTTCTTGATTTGGATTAGCGAATAAATAACTACTATTGCGAATACTTATATGACTCATAAAATTTCTGTTTTACATCAGGATAAAAAGTTTGATTTTTCTTTAAGGCCAAAGAAACTAACAGAGTTTTGTGGGCAAAAACAATTGAAAGAACGATTGGATTTATTTCTTCGAGCTGCTGTCCAGCGGAATGAAGTCCCCGGACATTGTTTATTTTATGGTCCCCCAGGTTTGGGTAAGACTTCGCTAGCACATATTATGGCTAACACGATAGGAAAAGGCTTGGTAATTGCTTCCGGGCCGCAGTTGTTAAAGCCTTCCGATCTCATAGGACTATTGACCGGTCTACAAGAGGGAGATATTTTTTTCATTGATGAAATCCATCGCATGGGGAAAGCTGCTGAAGAGTATCTCTATCCTGCCATGGAAGATTTTAAAGTAGATATTACCTTGGATTCAGGTCCCGGAGCTCGCTCAGTGCGTCTCGATTTAGCTCCATTTACTTTGGTAGGTGCGACCACTCGCGCTGGAATGTTAAGCGAGCCTTTGCGTACGCGTTTTGCTTTTACTGGGCGTGTAGATTACTATACTGATGAAGATCTTGTTTCCATTCTTTCTCGTTCCTCTCAGTTGCTCTCCATAGAAGCCAATCAGGAAACTCTATTAGAGATTGCTAGAAGGGCTCGAGGGACACCACGTTTGGCTAATAATTTACTTCGATGGGTGCGTGATTTTGCTCAAATGCGAGAGGGAAATTGTATTAATAGCGCCGTAGCAGAAAAAGCTTTAGCTATGTTATTAATAGATAACTTAGGGTTAAACGAGATTGACATTAAGCTTCTCTCCGTGATGATTGATTTTTATCAAGGAGGCCCCGTTGGAATGAAAACGCTCGCAATGGCGGTAGGGGAGGATGTCAGAACTCTGGAAGATATGTACGAGCCCTTTTTGATTTTGAAGGGTTTGGTTCAGCGAACCGCAAGAGGACGGGTTGCAACCCCTTTGGCATATGAACATCTTAACAGGAACCCTAAGGACAGGTGGGGAGAAGAATAAAGTGAAAAAATTAAATCTACTCGTACTGCTAGGAGTTTTTTGTGGTGTAAGCGGTGTTGGAGATGCAGATGTTAAAGTATCCGATGCCCTATCGCAATCTATTCTTGTCGAACCAAAAATCCGAGTTCTTTTGCTCAGTGAAAGTACTACAGCTTTGATTGAGGCTAAGGGAGCTTTTTCAGTATTCGGAGATGGTGAGCTTTTACGGGTTTCTTCTCAAGGACAACGTTGTGCGGCGCATGCTTTGTATGGAGGCATTCGTTGGGGAGAGAATTATCCCAACGTTGAGTGTCTAAAAATCGAACCTCTTGATGGAGCAGCCTCGCTGTTTGTTGATGGTATTCAATACAAGGGTGCTATCTATATTCATAGAACGGATCGCAGCTGTTTGTTCATAGTGAACGAGCTCGCGGTAGAAGACTATCTAAAGTCCACTCTTTCCGTAAAATATTTGAAGGAATTAGATAAGGAAGCTTTGTCAGCTTGTGTGATTTTAGAGAGAACGGCTCTTTATGAGCGTCTTCTTGCTGGAAATTCTCATAGCTTCTGGCATGTCAATGCTCAAGAGGATCGTTATGGAGGATTTGGTGTTACGTCGCAGTTTTATGGTGTAGAGGAGGCTGTAGACTGGACCTCTCGATTGGTTCTCGATAATCCGGAAGGGCTAGTGTTTAATGCAGACTATCTATTGCGAGCAAATGTAGACCGCTTAGCTATAGAAGGCTACAATGCTCGGCAGATTTTAGAAAAATTCTATAAAGATGCAGATCTCGTAGTGATTGAGTCTTGGGAAGATGATTGTAAAGGTGCTTAGAGGCATATCCCAAGAAGCTTGGTAGCAAAAAGACCCATCTCTAATGAGCTGGGTCTTTTTTTTATCTAGATTCCAAGGAGGTTTTTCTTCTGCTGATGGCTACCAAAGAGCTATAAGGTTCAAGAGAGAGTTTGGGAGATAATATCTGAGAAAAGAATCCTGTTGTGCTATCTACAATTTTTTCATAGGCCAAATGTTCTTTTCTAGGTTTAGGTAAAGAGATCTCAATACGTTCATTCCCACTATAAAACGCTACGAATAAACTGTAGTTCAGGTGTTTCAACTCAAAAGCTAGATAATGATCGGCTCCCCACTCTCTGGGAGAACCTTTTGTATTTAGCCAGACAATCGTATCTTCTGATAAGAAAGAGGTATTGAATAATTCGGTATAAGCTTTGCGCAGAGCAATGACTTGGCATAAGAAAGAAAACAGTTCTTTCCTTTCAGCTAATCGATCCCAAAGAAAGTAATTGATCTTTGTGTCTAAGCACCAGTGATTATTATTTCCATAAGCTGTGTGCCCATATTCATCTCCGGATTGTATCATGGGAATTCCTTGAGATAAAAAGAGAGCAAGAAAGAAGTTTTTCATTTGGCGTTCACGTAGAGCGCAAATGGTGGGATCTGTCGTTTCTCCTTCGCAGCCAAAGTTATAGCTGTAGTTTGCTGAAGTCCCATCACGATTGTATTCACCATTCTCTTCATTGTGCTTATCGTTATAGGCAACAGTATCGTAGAGTGTGAAGCCATCATGAGAGCAGATATAGTTAATCGAGTTCGTAGGTTTCCCATTGGGATAGATGTCATGAGATCCAGATATTCGTGAAGCAAAGGAACTTACTTGATGAGCATCTCCATTCAGGAAGGCTTTTACATGGTCACGGTAGCATCCATTCCACTCGCTCCATCGGGTTGATATAGAGGGGAAGTGTCCAAGCTGATACAAACCTCCAGCGTCCCAAGGTTCAGCGATCAGTTTAGTTTCTGATAAAATGGAATCAGAGGATATAGCTTGCAAAATGGGGGTTAAAGGGAGAGGGACTCCTTGTGGATCTCTAGAGAAGACTGAGGCTAAATCAAAACGAAATCCATCTACGTGCATTTCCTGTACCCAGTACCGCAAAGCATCAAGAATCCATTTCAGAGTAGTAGGGGTGTTGGTATTGACTGTATTACCACACCCGGAGAAATTCATGAGATCCCCATGATCATTGACCATATAATAGGATTCTAGATCTATCCAGGGAAGAGGGCAGCTTGTGCCTTCAAAGCCTGTATGATTGAAAACGACATCGAGAATGACTTCGATTCCCGCACGGTGTAACGCTTTGACAAGAGTCTTGAACTCTCGGGCCGGAGCGCAAGGGTCTGCCCCATAAGTATAACGGCGAGAGGGGCAGAAAAAATTCACCGAAGAATACCCCCAATAGTTACATAGGTGGGGGAAGTCCTGATTTTTAAATGGATGGACGGTTTCATCGAATTCGAAAATAGGAAGGAGTTCAACTGCATGAACGCCTAGTTGTTTGAGGTGGTCTATTTTTTCGATAATACCAAGGAAAGTTCCAGGATGGGAAACCTGGGAAGACGGATCTCGGGTGAATGACCGAACATGCATTTCATAAATGAAGTAATTTTCTTTTGGAAGGTGCAAAGGAGTGTCGCCTTCCCAGTCAAAATCCTCATGTTTCAGGTAACTAAATGCGTAATCCTTTTCTTGTTTAGGGGATCCAAATAGTTGAGGGGAGTAGATATTCTTAGAATAAGGGTCTGCGATGTAAGAATCTGTAGCAAACTTTTGAGAGCTCAAGTCTGTACCACGTAGTTTATAAGCATACGACCATTCACTAGAAATGCCTGCAATTTCGATATGCCAGATGGCTCCAGTCCTGTGGTCGGTAGAAGATAGAGGAATTTCATGAATTTCAGAAAGAGGGTCTAATAGTACAAGAGTAACCTGCTGGGCTTGTGAAGAAAATAGAGAAAAACGGTAGCGATCAGCGGAGAGCTTTTTGGCTCCTAGAGGTAAAGGGATAGTGGAACGAACAGACAAAGATTCCATAAAAACTAGAACAAGTAAGTTTAATAAAAATCTAACCGAAGAAATGAAGAGAAGAGAGGGGCTTAAACACAAAAGGAAGAGAGACCCTCTTCCTTTTGTTGTATGATAGCAAAACTTTTATGCACGGATTCCTGCTGGAGGAGGTTGAATTCCTCCGCCACCCCCTTGAGGCATTTGTGGCATGGTATCAACAGTGGGTTCTCGTCCAGCGCTGATATCAGAACAAACAGTTCGCCATTTCACAACGGTTTCAATAAAAAGCTGTGCAAAAGCTTTGAGTAGGTTGGTCTCTGCATACTTCATGTCTAACACGCAGTGCATTAAGATCAACTGTTCCTTAGTAGCGACTCCTACCCCTCCACCAGCCATTTGGCCTCCGAGCATAGAGCCTTCTAACAACTTCTCATATAGAGCTAACTTTCTTTGCGGATTGTCTGGCAGTCCGTCAAGAAGAGGTGCGTAAACATAAAGGCGATCAGAGTGTTCTTCGTAGGTCAGGTGAAGAGAAAACTCCCCATCAACAAACAAAATGCACGTATTATTCTGATCGAAGGCCACGTCGGGGAGTTTAAGCTCTTTAGCAAAATTTTTTAGATTTTCCTCAGCATTCTGCCTGGACATGAGGGAATCTCCTTCGTACTGTTTTTTTTAAACCTAGCATAAGCAGGTTTGTTAGTAAATGATTAGAGCCGCGATCAGGTGATTTGCTGTTAGGCAAGGCCTTCCTATCGAGGCTGGTGCGACATCCCTCTTCGGAGTTTCCTAATCAACTAGGTCGTCTAGCTGGTAGGAAAATAAGAAGGCGCAAGCTCATTCCCTTCGGTCTATTATGTGTTGAACGTACGCTTCTAAAACACGCTTTAGTTTCGGTAAACTTAATCTAGCCGTAGATCCAACTAGGGGACATTGTCACAGGATATTTTTTTTGGTTATTTTCCGCAATACTCTATAGAGAATACTTGTATTCACGAAAAAATCGGTCCTAGTGTACAGTTTTCTCTGAAGATAAAGAGGTTCCGAAGGGACGTCTTTTATTTGAAAAAGAGAAATTCACAGGAAGTTTCGTATAGATAGGATGGTTTTTTATGTTGTTCGGATATTTGGTAGGATTTCTAGCTGCCGATCCTGAAGAAAGAATGACATCCGGAGGTAAACGGGTTGTTGTTTTACGTTTGGGTGTAAAATCTCGTGTAGGATCTAAAGATGAAACAGTGTGGTGCAGATGCAATATCTGGAACAACCGTTATGATAAGATGCTTCCTTATTTGAAGAAAGGTTCTTCAGTCATTGTTGCTGGAGAGCTTTCTTTAGAAAGCTATGTAGGTAGAGACGGTTCTCCACAAGCTTCTATTTCTGTAAGCGTAGATACATTAAAATTTAATTCCGGATCTTCTCGTCCTGATGCTAGAGGTTCAGATGAAGGTCGTCAGAGAGCTAATGATAATGTCTCTATTGGATTTGATGGAGAAAGTTTAGATACAGACTCTGCGCTTGATAAGGAAGTCTATGCAGGGTTTGGAGAAGACCAACAGTATGCTAGTGAGGATGTTCCTTTTTAGTTGCAACTCACAAGCCGTTCCTTTCAGGCCCCTTTAGAAGAGATTTCTTTTCGGTAACAGGGGCCTATTCTATTCATTTGATTCAATCCCATATCTTAAGAAGCTCTTGAATCTTCTTGTCTATGGAGTAACAGAGCTTATTTGCTAAAAAGACTACTCTTTCCTATAGTCCTTTTTTTCATCTCGGAATAATGTAGAGATGAAAACCATGTTGTTTTGCTTGTTCTGGCCTTTTCTACTGCAGAGAATGGGTCAGGCCGCCAGCTTGAGACGGAAATGAGCAAAACGCGTTCTACTGGTGTTTAATTATTGACTCAATCGATTCAACAAAGAGGTTATTGTGGTATTACTCTATTCTCAAGCGAGTTGGGATAAACGATCGAAAGCGGATGCTCTTGTTCTTCCTTTTTGGATGAAGAATTCTAAAGCTCAAGAAGCTGCGGTTGTTGATGAGGACTACAAGCTTGTCTATCAAAACGCATTATCCAATTTTTCAGGGAAGAAAGGGGAAACGGCTTTTCTTTTTGGAAATGATCACACAAAAGAACAAAAAATTGTTCTTCTTGGTCTAGGGAAGAGCGAAGAAGTATCCGGAACAACCGTTTTAGAAGCCTACGCTCAGGCTACTACTGTCTTAAGAAAAGCTAAGTGTAAGACTGTAAATATTTTACTCCCAACAATTTCACAGTTGCGCTTCTCCGTAGAAGAGTTTTTAACGAACTTGGCAGCAGGGGTGCTATCTCTGAACTATAATTACCCAACCTATCACAAAGTGGATACGTCTTTGCCTTTCCTAGAGAAAGTGACTGTAGTGGGTATTGTCTCTAAGGTAGGGGACAAGATCTTTAGAAAAGAAGAGAGCCTATTTGAAGGGGTATATTTAACTAGAGATTTAGTGAATACCAATGCAGATGAAGTCACTCCAGAAAAACTTGCTGCGGTAGCAAAAGGTCTAGCAGGGGAGTTCGCGAGTCTGGATGTAAAAATTCTAGATAGGAAGGCGATATTAAAAGAAAAAATGGGATTGTTGGCTGCTGTTGCCAAGGGCGCTGCTGTTGAGCCTCGGTTTATTGTTCTGGATTACCAAGGTAACCCTAAATCTAAAGATAGAACCGTACTCATTGGTAAAGGGGTAACATTCGATTCCGGAGGACTAGATTTGAAACCTGGGAAGGCAATGATTACCATGAAGGAAGACATGGCTGGAGCGGCTACCGTTCTAGGAATTTTTTCTGCTTTAGCTTCCTTAGAGCTTCCGATCAATGTGACCGGGATCATTCCAGCTACAGAGAATGCGATTGGATCGGCTGCCTATAAGATGGGAGATGTATATGTTGGAATGACCGGCCTTTCTGTAGAAATTGGCAGCACTGATGCGGAAGGGCGTTTGATTTTAGCCGATGCCATCTCCTATGCTTTGAAATATTGTAATCCTACCCGCATCATTGATTTTGCTACCTTGACGGGTGCTATGGTTGTTTCTTTAGGAGAATCTGTGGCTGGATTTTTTGCAAATAACGACGTGTTGGCAAGAGATCTGGCAGAAGCTTCATCAGAGACCGGGGAAGCTCTATGGAGAATGCCTTTGGTAGAGAAATATGACCCGGCACTTCATTCAGATATTGCAGATATGAAAAATATCGGCAGCAATCGTGCAGGATCGATTACTGCAGCGCTATTTTTACAACGTTTCCTCGAAGACAATCCAGTAGCATGGGCACATTTGGACATTGCAGGTACTGCTTACCATGAAAAAGAAGAGTTGCCTTACCCCAAATATGCAACAGGATTTGGTGTGCGTTGTTTAATTCATTATATGGAGAAATTCCTATCTAAATAGTTATTGTTTAGCGATATTAAATAATGTGTGTGGTTAGTTTTTAATAAAAATTAAAAACTAACCATTTTTTATTAAAGTTTTTCATTCTCACTGTCGATAGATCAAATAAGTAGTAGTTACCTGTCTAATTAGGGGAATGAACATGTTGG carries:
- a CDS encoding type III secretion chaperone Slc1, whose product is MSRQNAEENLKNFAKELKLPDVAFDQNNTCILFVDGEFSLHLTYEEHSDRLYVYAPLLDGLPDNPQRKLALYEKLLEGSMLGGQMAGGGVGVATKEQLILMHCVLDMKYAETNLLKAFAQLFIETVVKWRTVCSDISAGREPTVDTMPQMPQGGGGGIQPPPAGIRA
- a CDS encoding leucyl aminopeptidase, translating into MVLLYSQASWDKRSKADALVLPFWMKNSKAQEAAVVDEDYKLVYQNALSNFSGKKGETAFLFGNDHTKEQKIVLLGLGKSEEVSGTTVLEAYAQATTVLRKAKCKTVNILLPTISQLRFSVEEFLTNLAAGVLSLNYNYPTYHKVDTSLPFLEKVTVVGIVSKVGDKIFRKEESLFEGVYLTRDLVNTNADEVTPEKLAAVAKGLAGEFASLDVKILDRKAILKEKMGLLAAVAKGAAVEPRFIVLDYQGNPKSKDRTVLIGKGVTFDSGGLDLKPGKAMITMKEDMAGAATVLGIFSALASLELPINVTGIIPATENAIGSAAYKMGDVYVGMTGLSVEIGSTDAEGRLILADAISYALKYCNPTRIIDFATLTGAMVVSLGESVAGFFANNDVLARDLAEASSETGEALWRMPLVEKYDPALHSDIADMKNIGSNRAGSITAALFLQRFLEDNPVAWAHLDIAGTAYHEKEELPYPKYATGFGVRCLIHYMEKFLSK
- a CDS encoding single-stranded DNA-binding protein, translating into MLFGYLVGFLAADPEERMTSGGKRVVVLRLGVKSRVGSKDETVWCRCNIWNNRYDKMLPYLKKGSSVIVAGELSLESYVGRDGSPQASISVSVDTLKFNSGSSRPDARGSDEGRQRANDNVSIGFDGESLDTDSALDKEVYAGFGEDQQYASEDVPF